The Deltaproteobacteria bacterium genome contains a region encoding:
- the selD gene encoding selenide, water dikinase SelD: protein MDDRARIRLTSFSHGAGUACKIGPKDLVEILRKLPAAPADSNLLVGTETSDDAAVYRLTPDLAIVQTVDYITPLVDDPYAYGQIAAANALSDVYAMGARPIVALNIVAFPATELPLEILGEILRGGADKAHEANVSVVGGHSVDDREPKYGMAVTGVVHPDKIIRNSRAQPGDRLILTKPLGMGIISTAIKRDLASTDLIERAIAIMSMLNRAAAEAAIAIGVHAATDVTGFGLLGHLHEMTAGSGLSARISARQVPVLPEVPQLARDGIVPGGSRRNLTFAEDFAQFDPSVSPETKLVLADAQTSGGLLLAVAERKRAELQRALHDHGVVTVADIGELFDDPTGLIRVIA, encoded by the coding sequence ATGGACGATCGAGCGCGTATTCGCCTCACCTCGTTCAGTCACGGCGCGGGTTGAGCCTGCAAAATCGGCCCAAAGGATCTCGTTGAGATCCTGCGCAAACTGCCCGCCGCGCCGGCGGACTCGAACCTCTTGGTCGGCACCGAAACGTCCGACGACGCCGCGGTGTATCGTCTGACGCCCGACCTCGCCATCGTCCAAACGGTCGACTACATCACGCCATTGGTCGACGACCCGTACGCGTACGGCCAGATCGCCGCGGCCAACGCGTTGAGTGATGTGTATGCGATGGGCGCACGCCCGATCGTTGCGCTCAACATTGTCGCCTTCCCGGCAACCGAGTTGCCGCTCGAAATTTTGGGAGAGATCCTGCGTGGCGGTGCCGACAAAGCGCATGAAGCCAACGTCTCCGTCGTCGGTGGTCACTCCGTGGATGACCGCGAACCCAAATACGGCATGGCGGTGACCGGCGTGGTTCACCCCGACAAGATCATTCGCAACTCGCGCGCGCAGCCGGGCGACCGCTTGATCCTGACCAAGCCGCTGGGGATGGGGATCATCTCGACCGCGATCAAGCGTGACCTGGCGTCAACCGATCTGATCGAACGGGCCATCGCGATCATGAGCATGCTCAATCGCGCCGCCGCCGAGGCGGCGATCGCCATCGGTGTGCATGCAGCTACCGACGTGACGGGTTTCGGTTTGCTTGGGCATCTGCACGAAATGACCGCCGGTAGTGGCCTCAGCGCCCGTATCTCCGCCCGGCAAGTACCGGTGCTGCCTGAGGTGCCACAGCTTGCACGTGATGGCATCGTCCCCGGTGGCAGCCGTCGCAACCTGACTTTTGCTGAGGACTTCGCTCAGTTCGATCCGAGTGTGTCGCCCGAAACCAAATTGGTTCTGGCCGACGCGCAGACCTCGGGCGGCCTGCTGCTCGCTGTGGCAGAGCGCAAGAGGGCAGAATTGCAGCGAGCGCTGCACGATCATGGCGTCGTCACAGTGGCGGATATCGGCGAACTTTTCGACGATCCCACAGGCCTTATTCGTGTGATAGCCTAG
- a CDS encoding tetratricopeptide repeat protein, whose product MADARFCVQCGAKLVAEANFCVECGTKVPGAKRAPGTTFTLGRYAPIVVVGSVLLIAGGAVSIGLLNPKAPPSVPPHESSATAPGAPAAAGGAAPNVGGSMGGTMPEGHPPVQIPDDVKQTIRDMAKAAEAQPDNVAMWKQLAEVQYRAGQVDSSYLPEAQLSFQHVLDKEPDNTDALRDLGNIAFDREQPEKAIEYYRRYLTVKPDDQMVQTDLATMQLAAGKTDEAIASYQKILTADPKFFQAQFNLGLAYHRAGRSAEAVAALQKARELASDDRARKQVEQVLARMSGSGGAPAPGGGAEAADTLRAGIEKFFRTHQIIAAKLDRFDWDGDRSVRVMLHDFPMTAMPDFVRKQLGDRIRGQIKEQKTAHNVSEPVQVLLVDSASGETMETISE is encoded by the coding sequence GTGGCTGACGCACGCTTTTGCGTCCAGTGCGGCGCCAAACTGGTTGCCGAAGCGAACTTCTGCGTCGAGTGCGGTACGAAAGTGCCCGGTGCGAAGCGCGCACCTGGTACTACCTTCACGCTCGGACGCTACGCGCCGATCGTGGTAGTGGGTTCCGTGCTCTTGATCGCCGGTGGCGCGGTATCGATCGGGTTGTTGAACCCGAAGGCGCCACCCTCCGTACCGCCGCATGAGTCCTCCGCTACGGCCCCAGGGGCACCGGCGGCCGCTGGCGGCGCCGCACCGAATGTTGGCGGCAGTATGGGCGGCACGATGCCCGAGGGCCATCCGCCGGTGCAGATCCCTGACGATGTCAAGCAAACCATTCGTGACATGGCCAAGGCCGCCGAGGCGCAGCCGGACAACGTTGCAATGTGGAAACAGTTAGCCGAGGTCCAGTACCGCGCTGGACAAGTCGACTCGAGCTATCTTCCCGAGGCGCAGTTGTCGTTCCAACATGTCCTCGACAAAGAGCCAGACAACACCGACGCGCTCCGCGATCTCGGCAACATCGCGTTCGATCGCGAACAGCCCGAGAAGGCGATCGAGTACTATCGACGCTACTTGACGGTGAAACCCGACGATCAGATGGTGCAGACCGATCTCGCTACGATGCAATTGGCGGCCGGCAAGACCGATGAAGCGATCGCGAGCTACCAAAAGATCCTCACCGCCGACCCCAAGTTTTTCCAAGCCCAATTCAACCTTGGCCTCGCGTATCATCGCGCCGGGCGATCGGCCGAAGCGGTCGCGGCGTTACAGAAAGCGCGCGAGCTTGCCAGCGACGATCGCGCGCGCAAACAGGTCGAGCAGGTCCTCGCCCGCATGTCCGGTTCAGGCGGCGCACCTGCGCCCGGCGGTGGCGCTGAAGCAGCGGACACCCTGCGAGCCGGCATCGAAAAATTCTTCCGCACGCATCAAATCATCGCGGCGAAACTCGATCGCTTCGATTGGGACGGCGATCGCTCGGTGCGAGTGATGCTGCACGACTTCCCGATGACCGCGATGCCCGACTTCGTCCGCAAACAACTCGGCGATCGCATTCGGGGCCAGATCAAAGAACAGAAGACCGCGCACAACGTGAGCGAGCCCGTGCAAGTCCTACTCGTCGACAGTGCCAGCGGCGAAACGATGGAGACGATTAGCGAGTGA
- a CDS encoding DNA-3-methyladenine glycosylase, which translates to MSASDHSRITTHRSRFTLPQSRLTPHDSRLTRRFFARDAVTVAKALLGAILVHETSDGLTSGRIVEVEAYRGPEDRAAHSYGGRRTPRNEVMYGPAGHAYVYFVYGMHYCCNVVAAAVDVPEAILIRALEPVDGVDLMRARRGCDERTPVAALARGPANLCRAMGIDRAANGADLLAGPLRVVRGRRVPPARIAAAPRVGIDYAGPHARRLWRFYDDASDAVSARPRR; encoded by the coding sequence ATGTCAGCCTCCGACCACTCACGCATCACGACTCACCGATCACGATTTACGCTTCCCCAGTCACGACTCACGCCTCACGATTCACGACTCACGCGCCGGTTCTTCGCCCGTGACGCCGTCACAGTAGCCAAGGCGTTGCTCGGCGCCATCCTCGTGCATGAAACATCCGACGGGCTGACCAGCGGGCGCATCGTTGAAGTCGAAGCGTACCGCGGCCCAGAAGATCGCGCCGCACACTCGTATGGCGGTCGGCGCACGCCACGCAACGAGGTGATGTACGGGCCGGCGGGCCACGCCTACGTCTACTTCGTCTACGGCATGCACTACTGCTGCAACGTAGTGGCCGCGGCGGTCGATGTACCGGAGGCGATTCTGATCCGTGCGCTCGAACCCGTCGACGGCGTCGACCTCATGCGCGCCCGTCGTGGTTGTGATGAGCGCACGCCTGTCGCGGCGCTGGCGCGCGGCCCTGCCAACCTCTGCCGCGCAATGGGCATCGATCGCGCCGCAAACGGCGCGGATCTGCTCGCTGGTCCGCTGCGCGTCGTGCGCGGTCGGCGGGTTCCGCCCGCCCGCATTGCGGCCGCGCCGCGCGTCGGCATCGACTATGCCGGCCCCCATGCGCGCCGGTTGTGGCGCTTCTACGACGACGCCAGCGATGCCGTGTCGGCGCGGCCGCGGCGTTGA
- a CDS encoding CbbQ/NirQ/NorQ/GpvN family protein, which produces MSDTPYYLPVGDEVAIFSAAYACRLPVLLKGPTGCGKTRFVEHMAHTLRGSTANGASEAVGDLITVACHEDLTGSDLVGRYLIKGDETVWIDGPLTQAVKFGTICYLDEIVEARKDTIVLIHPLTDHRRILPIDKKGEIIAAHPDFLLVISYNPGYQSVLKDLKHSTRQRFVTIDFDYPPRDKEAQIIAHESGLAIEKAMELAKLGEKVRHLKATGLEEGVSTRLLIYAAQLIRKGVSPRRACGVAVSKSLTDDQESQRAIEELAAAIFA; this is translated from the coding sequence GTGAGCGATACCCCTTACTATCTTCCGGTCGGCGATGAAGTCGCCATCTTCTCCGCTGCCTATGCGTGTCGCTTGCCGGTGCTGCTCAAAGGCCCCACGGGTTGCGGCAAGACGCGCTTCGTCGAGCACATGGCGCACACGCTGCGCGGGAGCACCGCCAACGGAGCGAGCGAGGCCGTCGGCGATCTCATCACCGTCGCCTGTCACGAAGACCTCACCGGCAGCGATCTCGTCGGCCGCTACCTCATCAAGGGTGACGAAACGGTGTGGATCGACGGCCCCCTCACGCAAGCGGTGAAGTTCGGCACCATCTGCTACCTCGACGAGATCGTCGAGGCGCGCAAGGACACTATCGTGCTCATTCACCCACTTACGGATCATCGCCGCATTCTGCCGATCGACAAGAAGGGCGAGATCATCGCGGCCCATCCCGACTTCCTGCTCGTGATCTCCTACAACCCGGGCTACCAGAGCGTGCTCAAGGATCTCAAGCACTCTACCCGCCAACGCTTCGTGACCATCGATTTCGATTACCCGCCGCGCGACAAGGAGGCGCAGATCATCGCGCACGAGAGCGGCCTGGCGATCGAAAAGGCGATGGAGTTGGCGAAGCTGGGCGAGAAGGTGCGCCACCTCAAAGCGACCGGGCTGGAAGAAGGGGTCAGCACGCGCCTGCTGATTTACGCCGCGCAACTCATCCGCAAAGGAGTCTCGCCGCGCCGCGCCTGCGGTGTCGCTGTGAGCAAGTCGCTCACCGACGATCAGGAAAGCCAACGCGCCATCGAAGAGCTCGCCGCAGCGATCTTTGCGTGA
- a CDS encoding VWA domain-containing protein has protein sequence MRQLWYETHLLDDPAGKVARQRAVALGPAVHDELLAIGDRLAHESATLAQRFYLHAADAHRAFGDDFTRWVALGEGLATCEPMVREGAVAYFDLAVLDAVALGLGALERWIRVGGTIAAVSRKLAAIFFETTAPLLGRIDLAKLDAWAAIAVRLHTQHGWHGEFLAQAYLRAAEWALPVFNAEQYSLWAGLGATLRRVVKEAEFFAELPAGVRRWSDADRSAWLRCSLSLAVDAPKTASVFYRNLPRTLRRVPAANRSQLLAALQTACRAIAGSIEELLPVLGAVVLDVPASDRARALALAQRVADVFPRATAALLRSLPKAYEETNADGVAKWVERGLTIAGENGDAGLAYFALESRTSLKLLRADSTGVALEEVQGVLRKLVQMLSGEPASLRTVDTGFSLRPPLEEFPAENEVALPLRIDRLSTHEDNTRLYRVVAAGLAGRREFGSYDVVPDASNPDVDLAAYLQHDDRPSLLEELFLVADGYRVARRVMVEYPGLAAEIRWASVRMLDVWSNPSAPPPDGTVILDATLALALSESTDAVPPEWLHNVASVVLPCLAPLGAPGATATDALRVAEALTAQLLDPTAPRRLRQDQFEFGGLLLDKLTGETILDPYDDDDTPLPADAAAPRVPTAAMPEADATLPEDMRFQLDHSPDDMPAGAQPLSLDELRRLLEQGADLKIKQGTGEDTDGIGLYITDLMGKIPSAQLDELRRLLADPERGKGSVRRWLEDRAAGPSFLYDEWDYHISDYRARWCRLRELSPESDGGEFFNETLSEYAAMIPGIRQQFQKIRPEMYRVVRGLEDGEDFDLNAVVSARVEVKARRSPSSKLYVARKREERDVATLFLLDMSASTDEPLEQAPKIYPPDDDDGKSAVRGRTPQPPMRRIIDVTKEALVIMAQALEEIGDAYAVYGFSGQGRDNVEFYLVKSFSENLNSAVKGRIGGIEPKRSTRMGTALRHATEKMNAINSRSKHLILLSDGFPQDFDYGQDRRSNVYGIRDTTVALRETEAAGITPFCITVDRGGHDYLRQMCDESRYLVLEDIATLPRELPKIYQRVVRAG, from the coding sequence ATGCGCCAGCTCTGGTACGAGACCCATCTGCTCGACGATCCCGCGGGCAAAGTCGCGCGGCAACGCGCGGTCGCGCTCGGCCCTGCGGTGCACGACGAGCTGCTCGCCATCGGTGATCGGCTCGCGCACGAGTCGGCCACGCTTGCGCAGCGGTTCTACCTCCACGCGGCCGACGCGCACCGCGCTTTCGGCGACGACTTTACGCGCTGGGTGGCGCTCGGCGAAGGCCTCGCCACCTGTGAACCGATGGTGCGCGAAGGTGCGGTGGCCTACTTCGATTTGGCTGTGCTCGACGCGGTGGCACTCGGGCTCGGCGCGCTCGAACGCTGGATTCGGGTGGGCGGAACGATCGCGGCCGTGTCACGCAAGTTGGCGGCAATATTTTTCGAGACGACGGCGCCGCTGCTGGGGCGAATCGATTTGGCGAAGCTCGATGCCTGGGCGGCGATTGCGGTGCGGTTGCACACCCAACACGGCTGGCACGGAGAGTTTCTCGCACAAGCCTATCTGCGCGCGGCCGAGTGGGCGTTGCCGGTGTTCAACGCGGAGCAATACTCGCTGTGGGCCGGCCTCGGCGCGACGTTGCGCCGAGTGGTGAAGGAAGCGGAGTTCTTCGCCGAACTCCCCGCCGGCGTGCGCCGGTGGTCCGACGCCGACCGCTCCGCCTGGCTGCGTTGCTCTCTCAGTCTGGCGGTCGATGCGCCGAAGACAGCCAGCGTGTTCTATCGTAACCTGCCGCGGACGTTGCGACGCGTGCCGGCCGCCAACCGCAGTCAGCTGCTCGCGGCGCTGCAGACGGCGTGCCGCGCAATCGCCGGCTCGATCGAAGAGTTGCTGCCGGTGTTGGGCGCGGTGGTCCTCGATGTGCCGGCGAGCGATCGCGCGCGCGCCCTCGCGTTGGCGCAACGGGTGGCGGATGTCTTCCCACGCGCAACCGCCGCGCTCTTGCGCAGCCTGCCGAAGGCGTACGAGGAAACCAACGCCGACGGCGTCGCCAAGTGGGTCGAACGCGGGCTAACGATTGCCGGCGAAAACGGCGACGCTGGGCTGGCGTACTTCGCCCTCGAATCGCGCACGAGTCTGAAGTTGCTGCGCGCCGACTCCACCGGCGTTGCGTTGGAAGAGGTGCAGGGCGTCTTGCGCAAACTGGTCCAGATGCTGAGCGGCGAGCCGGCCAGCCTGCGGACCGTCGACACCGGTTTCTCGCTACGCCCGCCGCTGGAGGAATTTCCCGCCGAGAATGAAGTGGCGCTGCCGCTGCGCATCGATCGCTTGTCGACCCACGAAGACAACACGCGCCTCTATCGAGTGGTCGCGGCCGGCCTGGCCGGACGCCGCGAGTTCGGCAGCTACGATGTCGTTCCCGATGCGTCGAATCCCGATGTCGACCTGGCCGCGTATCTGCAGCACGACGATCGCCCATCGTTGCTCGAAGAGTTGTTCTTGGTGGCGGATGGCTATCGCGTCGCGCGCCGCGTGATGGTGGAGTATCCCGGCTTGGCGGCGGAGATCCGCTGGGCGAGCGTGCGCATGCTCGATGTGTGGAGCAACCCGAGCGCGCCGCCGCCCGACGGGACGGTGATTCTTGATGCGACGCTGGCGCTGGCGCTGAGTGAATCGACCGACGCGGTGCCGCCCGAGTGGCTGCACAACGTCGCGTCGGTGGTGCTGCCGTGCCTCGCACCGCTCGGCGCCCCCGGCGCCACCGCCACTGATGCGCTCCGGGTAGCCGAGGCGCTGACCGCGCAATTGCTCGATCCCACCGCGCCGCGGCGCTTGCGACAAGACCAATTCGAGTTCGGTGGATTGCTGCTCGACAAGCTGACGGGCGAAACCATTCTCGATCCGTACGACGATGACGACACGCCGCTGCCCGCAGATGCGGCGGCGCCGCGCGTTCCGACGGCCGCGATGCCGGAAGCCGACGCCACGTTGCCCGAGGACATGCGCTTCCAACTCGACCACTCGCCCGACGACATGCCGGCGGGCGCACAGCCGCTCTCGCTCGACGAGTTGCGGCGGCTGCTCGAACAAGGCGCGGATCTCAAGATCAAGCAGGGCACCGGCGAAGACACCGACGGCATTGGGCTCTACATTACCGACCTGATGGGCAAGATTCCTTCGGCGCAACTCGACGAACTGCGCCGCCTACTCGCGGATCCCGAGCGCGGCAAGGGCAGCGTGCGCCGCTGGCTGGAGGATCGCGCGGCGGGTCCGAGTTTCCTCTACGACGAGTGGGACTACCACATTAGCGACTACCGAGCGCGCTGGTGTCGCTTACGCGAGCTGAGTCCGGAGAGCGACGGCGGCGAGTTCTTCAACGAGACCCTCAGCGAGTACGCCGCGATGATCCCTGGGATTCGCCAGCAGTTCCAGAAAATCCGTCCCGAGATGTATCGCGTCGTGCGCGGTCTCGAAGACGGCGAGGATTTCGATCTCAACGCTGTGGTCAGCGCGCGCGTTGAGGTCAAGGCGCGCCGCTCGCCATCGAGCAAGCTTTACGTCGCGCGCAAGCGCGAGGAGCGCGATGTGGCGACGTTGTTCCTGCTCGATATGAGCGCGTCGACCGACGAGCCGCTCGAGCAGGCGCCGAAGATCTACCCGCCTGACGACGACGATGGGAAAAGCGCCGTGCGCGGCCGCACGCCTCAACCGCCGATGCGCCGCATCATCGATGTCACCAAGGAAGCGCTGGTGATCATGGCCCAGGCGCTCGAAGAAATCGGCGACGCTTACGCCGTCTATGGCTTCTCCGGCCAGGGGCGCGACAACGTCGAGTTCTATCTGGTGAAGTCGTTTTCGGAGAACCTCAACTCTGCGGTGAAAGGGCGCATCGGCGGCATCGAGCCCAAGCGCAGCACGCGTATGGGCACCGCGCTGCGCCACGCGACCGAGAAGATGAACGCGATCAACTCGCGTTCGAAGCATCTCATTCTTCTCAGCGACGGCTTTCCGCAAGACTTCGACTACGGCCAAGATCGCCGCAGCAATGTCTACGGGATTCGCGACACCACCGTCGCGTTGCGCGAGACCGAGGCCGCCGGCATCACGCCCTTCTGCATCACCGTCGATCGCGGCGGGCACGACTACCTGCGCCAGATGTGCGATGAGTCGCGCTATCTCGTGCTCGAAGACATCGCCACCTTGCCGCGTGAGTTACCGAAGATCTATCAGCGCGTCGTGCGCGCCGGGTGA
- a CDS encoding thiolase family protein, giving the protein MMSLRGKAAAIGIAEMRPVKDMGGLTPLAIMARMARAAIDDAGLEPRDIGGLLCGVPVGDTGMIYPGSVVEYLGLSVRYLDVVDIGGASSAGMMWRAAAAIDAGMCHTVLCVAGDTFGRVPGSHWPAISLTREFEAPYGPAAANTGYALIAQRHMFEYGTTPEQLAKIAVDQRTNALKNPNALFGVTPITVDDVLRSPLIVDPLHLLEIVKPCTGGAAYIMTGKERALRAPHPPVWLLGAGEHCRHSNITYSRDITTSPISVSAPAAFAMAGLTPRDMHFVQPYDCYTITVCITLEDAGFCQKGQGGRFVAEHDLTYAGDLPCNTHGGQLSFGQPGLAGGMTHVIEGIRQLMGRGGERQVRDAQLGFVNGNGGIMSEQCSLVLSREA; this is encoded by the coding sequence ATCATGAGTCTGCGGGGCAAAGCTGCAGCCATCGGCATCGCTGAAATGCGGCCGGTCAAGGATATGGGCGGGCTGACGCCGCTGGCGATCATGGCGCGCATGGCGCGTGCGGCGATCGACGACGCCGGCCTGGAGCCGCGTGATATCGGCGGGCTGCTGTGTGGTGTCCCGGTGGGCGACACCGGCATGATCTATCCCGGCTCGGTGGTCGAGTATCTCGGGTTGTCGGTGCGCTACCTCGACGTGGTCGACATTGGCGGCGCTAGCAGCGCCGGCATGATGTGGCGCGCCGCGGCGGCGATCGATGCCGGCATGTGCCACACCGTGCTGTGCGTGGCCGGCGACACGTTTGGACGCGTGCCGGGATCGCATTGGCCGGCGATCTCGCTGACGCGCGAGTTCGAAGCGCCCTACGGTCCGGCCGCCGCCAACACCGGCTATGCGCTGATCGCGCAGCGGCACATGTTCGAGTACGGCACCACGCCGGAGCAGCTCGCCAAGATTGCCGTCGATCAACGCACCAACGCGCTCAAGAATCCCAACGCGTTGTTCGGAGTGACGCCCATTACCGTCGACGACGTGCTGCGCTCGCCGTTGATCGTCGATCCGCTCCACCTCTTGGAAATCGTCAAGCCCTGTACCGGCGGCGCGGCGTACATCATGACCGGCAAGGAGCGAGCGTTGCGCGCCCCGCACCCACCGGTGTGGCTGCTCGGCGCCGGGGAGCACTGCCGCCACTCCAACATCACCTACTCGCGCGACATCACAACCTCGCCGATCAGCGTCAGCGCGCCGGCCGCTTTTGCAATGGCGGGGCTGACGCCGCGCGACATGCACTTCGTGCAACCGTACGACTGCTACACCATCACCGTCTGCATCACGTTGGAAGATGCCGGCTTCTGTCAGAAGGGTCAGGGCGGTCGATTCGTCGCCGAGCACGATCTGACTTACGCCGGCGACCTGCCGTGCAACACCCACGGTGGACAGTTGTCGTTCGGACAACCGGGGCTCGCCGGCGGCATGACCCACGTGATCGAAGGCATCCGCCAACTCATGGGCCGCGGCGGTGAACGTCAAGTCCGCGATGCGCAGCTCGGCTTCGTCAATGGCAACGGCGGCATCATGAGTGAGCAGTGCTCGTTGGTGCTGAGTCGTGAGGCGTGA
- a CDS encoding Zn-ribbon domain-containing OB-fold protein, with translation MNREKTEYVRPLPTPSPDSRPFWDAARRHELQLPRCRDCDQFFFYPRHLCPQCLGSNLEWQRVSGKGTVYSFTVVRRPPNKLFADVPYVLAIVELAEGPRLTTNIVGCAPEAVRCGAPVTVVFEDVTPEVTLVKFRPEP, from the coding sequence GTGAATCGTGAGAAAACAGAATACGTGAGGCCACTGCCCACGCCGTCGCCGGATTCGCGGCCATTCTGGGACGCGGCGAGGCGCCACGAGCTACAATTGCCGCGCTGCCGTGACTGCGACCAATTCTTCTTCTACCCGCGGCACCTCTGTCCGCAGTGTTTGGGTTCCAATCTCGAATGGCAACGAGTGTCGGGCAAGGGCACAGTGTATTCGTTCACGGTCGTGCGGCGGCCGCCCAACAAGCTATTCGCCGATGTGCCCTACGTGCTCGCGATCGTCGAACTTGCCGAAGGTCCGCGCTTGACAACCAACATCGTCGGCTGTGCACCCGAAGCAGTCCGCTGTGGCGCGCCGGTCACCGTCGTCTTCGAAGACGTCACGCCCGAGGTGACGTTGGTCAAATTCCGGCCGGAACCCTGA
- a CDS encoding DUF1566 domain-containing protein: MATSKIRSEKEVLDGLLNGLMDEEGNPTECQKCDKPVVAHSRFCEDHQEQAVLRVKKKRGIKRIDLILVLILVLGVWGYPKIKGNLMGSVADYLEREDDGNQEPSFLDKINAFMSRHTPEEVKHDRDTKRVAASIRKAMVGGVLGGIGGTAPAAADGGQHQAETNGEPPSIDEVVDRVQAMTGREHMGLDSVQLASAQPLKGKGGAALDKSDAARAPSSSAGPPVANCGNGVVETGEECDGQALGGATCSSLGFSGDCGQEESCIHSGLTCLSSCTLDYSGCTAESQGALQRFVDHGNGTANDRLTGLMWELKCAETDCAERHNVVVALPWQGAAAEWITALNEQHYAGHNDWRLPTLEELRTLLIAVPPCTAEPCATAAWPRNQTASAGYWSSTTFSVDKTRAWAVSFRDGDIYTAEKRDTLHVRAVRRGS; encoded by the coding sequence ATGGCGACGTCAAAGATCCGATCCGAGAAAGAGGTCCTTGATGGGCTGCTGAATGGACTGATGGATGAGGAAGGGAATCCGACGGAGTGCCAGAAGTGCGACAAGCCCGTCGTGGCTCACAGCCGCTTTTGCGAGGATCATCAAGAACAAGCCGTACTCCGGGTCAAGAAGAAGCGCGGTATCAAACGCATTGATCTCATCCTGGTTCTCATCCTCGTCCTCGGCGTGTGGGGGTATCCGAAGATCAAAGGCAATCTCATGGGCTCGGTGGCCGACTACCTCGAGCGCGAGGATGACGGCAATCAAGAGCCGAGTTTTTTGGACAAGATCAATGCGTTCATGTCGCGACATACCCCAGAAGAAGTCAAACACGACCGGGACACCAAGCGGGTCGCGGCGTCGATTCGCAAGGCGATGGTGGGTGGCGTTCTCGGTGGGATTGGTGGCACGGCACCAGCCGCCGCTGACGGGGGACAGCACCAAGCCGAGACGAATGGCGAACCGCCCTCGATCGACGAAGTTGTTGACCGCGTCCAGGCGATGACCGGCCGTGAACACATGGGGCTAGACAGTGTGCAACTGGCGAGCGCCCAGCCATTGAAGGGCAAGGGCGGTGCCGCGCTCGACAAGAGCGATGCGGCACGCGCGCCGAGTTCCAGCGCGGGACCCCCGGTCGCCAATTGCGGCAACGGCGTGGTCGAGACGGGAGAGGAGTGCGACGGCCAAGCGCTCGGCGGTGCGACCTGTAGCAGCCTCGGTTTCAGCGGCGACTGTGGTCAGGAAGAGAGCTGCATTCATTCGGGTCTGACATGTCTCAGCAGTTGCACGCTCGACTACAGCGGCTGCACGGCCGAGAGCCAAGGCGCGCTGCAGCGCTTCGTCGACCACGGTAACGGAACCGCGAACGATCGCCTCACCGGTCTGATGTGGGAACTGAAGTGTGCCGAGACCGACTGCGCTGAGCGTCACAACGTCGTCGTCGCCCTCCCCTGGCAAGGCGCGGCGGCAGAATGGATCACTGCTCTCAATGAGCAGCACTACGCGGGTCACAACGACTGGCGCCTGCCAACTCTGGAAGAGCTGCGGACGCTGTTGATCGCGGTCCCGCCCTGCACAGCGGAGCCGTGTGCCACGGCGGCGTGGCCACGCAATCAGACCGCGTCGGCGGGGTACTGGTCCTCCACGACCTTCTCGGTCGACAAGACTCGGGCGTGGGCCGTGTCGTTCCGTGACGGCGACATCTACACGGCCGAGAAACGCGACACATTGCACGTGCGCGCCGTTCGACGAGGATCCTGA
- a CDS encoding thioesterase family protein, which produces MADFLADTSIEIIPGEPDRYRAELSPKWAVWGPNGGYLAAIALRAAMVRSRASRPASFHCHFLAVGEFAPVDVRVVSVGGGKRAESLRVEIMQQEKLLLTATVWMVDDGLRGYTHDFGAAPQVPGPNALRSYQNLAGEEYDQWYPIWRSMEGRPVRWRQPPGQPESQTWLRFTETPIPDRQADALRQLFWLDFPGWNATIAAHEWPFPFLTPNLDLMVQFHRFAPDETWMLADGVCLVAEDGLVGCVSRLWSEDGKLLATGTSKHMSRPNPQYEQELQRAREMGLIPPKE; this is translated from the coding sequence ATGGCCGACTTTCTCGCAGACACTTCCATTGAGATCATCCCGGGCGAGCCCGATCGCTATCGCGCCGAGCTGTCGCCGAAGTGGGCGGTGTGGGGTCCGAACGGCGGATACCTGGCCGCGATCGCACTGCGCGCGGCGATGGTGCGCAGTCGCGCCTCGCGCCCGGCCAGCTTTCATTGCCACTTTCTCGCAGTGGGCGAATTCGCGCCGGTTGATGTCCGCGTCGTGTCGGTCGGCGGCGGCAAGCGTGCCGAGTCGTTGCGCGTAGAGATCATGCAGCAAGAAAAATTGCTGCTGACCGCCACGGTGTGGATGGTGGACGACGGGCTGCGCGGATACACACACGACTTCGGCGCCGCGCCACAAGTCCCCGGTCCGAACGCATTGCGCAGCTACCAGAATCTCGCCGGAGAAGAGTATGATCAGTGGTACCCGATCTGGCGCAGCATGGAGGGGCGCCCGGTCCGTTGGCGCCAGCCGCCTGGGCAACCGGAGTCGCAGACCTGGTTGCGTTTCACCGAAACTCCGATTCCGGATCGTCAGGCCGACGCCCTGCGCCAACTCTTCTGGCTCGACTTCCCCGGTTGGAACGCCACCATCGCGGCGCACGAGTGGCCGTTTCCCTTTCTGACTCCGAACCTCGACCTGATGGTTCAATTTCACCGCTTCGCGCCGGACGAGACCTGGATGCTCGCTGACGGCGTCTGCCTGGTCGCGGAGGACGGACTGGTCGGCTGCGTCTCCCGTCTGTGGAGCGAGGACGGGAAGCTGCTGGCAACCGGCACGTCGAAACACATGAGCCGCCCCAACCCGCAGTACGAGCAGGAGCTGCAGCGCGCTCGCGAGATGGGGCTTATCCCGCCGAAGGAATGA